Genomic segment of Paenibacillus sp. FSL R5-0623:
ACATATACACCTACACCAAACAATAGGACAAATAAAAAGAGATCATACCATACTAAAGGGTTCACGAATCTTCTCCTTCTTAGATGCTACAATGACAACGTGGTTGTTCATGATTCTATGTGATACTTATATATAACTTCAATAAACACCTATACAATACTGCTACGCCAATCCTATTGGTTAATTTAACCATATCTTATCACACCACCATAAGGGTGAGTAGCCCATACACTGGAAGTCCGACCAACCTCTGATCGAAATGCTGATCTATTTTGCGCTTTTGTGAAGGAATCTGACTGTTCCACAAAAAAACCGCCCATATCCAACTGAGCGGCCAGCCAGCGACCTGTTTTATTCAAATGATCCAAACCATTCGCGGAGTTAATCTCTCCGGCAGTAGTACTTCACCTGCTGATCAGGCTGCATCTACTCTTCTCGTATTTTGGCTATGAGTTGCTCATGATTAAGTAACCGTTCGCCTTCAGCGACCTGTTTCTCTGCGACCAACAGCTCCGATTGCAGCTTATAACGCGCCTCGTTTCTGAGATATGCTTCATGACTCATCCCAACTAGATCTACTTCATAATTAGGTGAATGGAATGGTTCGTTGTCCGAAAATAAGTCCGGATTGTCCTTCAGCATCTCCGTAATTACCTCTGCTGTCTTAGCCGCATCACACACTCTTACGACCGCATCACCAAGCTTTCCTTTACGCATCGCACCTTCGCGAACCAGTACCTCATCTACTTTCCAGAAATGCTCCGACCATGGCAACCCACAATGTCTGCGGGACGGTACTGAAATCTGGCTTCCATCCGGTAAAACCGTATAAAGCATCTCATGCTCGTCCGTCATTCTGCCAGGGATATCCACCCACTCTTCGACCCCATGGATAAATGTATTGCGCTTCAAGTCAACGCCCACTAACAAGATCGTCGCTTTCCGATCCAGCAGTTTCCCCCATGCTGAACCTCTCGCACATGGTGTATCGAAGAGATGATCGTCCTTCGTAAATGCCTCTGCATCCCCTCCCAGTGCCGCTACCGAGTGCGTAGGATGCCAAGAACGAACCACGCCCGGACGTTTACGGAAAAGTTCAGGCAGAATACCCACACAGCATACAGATTTTTCCACGTGGAACATTGGGTTATCCGCATTGATGGTAGACCACGTATGGGTGGGAAGCACCAACAATCCGTCTTTCATATAATCGCTAACAACATCCAACACCGTATCTGCTCCACCTTCAACCTCGCCCAAACTCTTCATTGAAGAGTGCATAAGCAACGTACCTTGGCGATCCAAACCAAGCTGCTCCAGTTGCTGCATCAAGCTTTCTTTTGTGTACATATCCTTTCCATACCTCCTTCATTTCTTATCTCTTTTCGATGGAAAAGCAAATCCTTGCTCAGCTTCACATCATGCTTCTCAGCATAACAAACAAAGGGCCGAGGGTTAACCCCCGGCCACAGAGAAAGATTCGTATAAGTTCATGCAGTAGCTGCCAATCCACTTTTACTTAATAATAACGTATTCCAGATTCACCAGCTTCGCATAAGTCACGATCTGATCTGTAGTCAGGTTCAAGGATACAACCGTATGGTGACCACCACCATTTTCGATCCATGCTTTAACTCCATCTTGGAAGTTCGGCTTAACGCTCCACAGAACACGTGCTACCGGCAGGTTAGGTGCTGGAACGGTTGGTTCAAAAGCAGATACTTCGTTGATCAGCAGTTTGTAATGTGTACCAAAGTCTGCCATGGATACCACAACACCTTCGCCTGCTTTACCGTCGAATACGAGACGTGCCGGATCTTCACGATCGCCAATGCCCAGTGGGGACACGATGATTCTCGGTTTTGTGCTGGCAAGTGTAGGATCTACTTCAAGCATGTGAGATTGCAGGATCGCTTCCTGTCCAGCAGCCATCTCGTATGTGTAGTCTTCCATGAAGCCCGTGTTCTCGTTATGGGCCATGATTTTCAGCAAACGATCCAGCGCAGCTGTTTTCCAGTCACCCTCACCGGCAAATCCGTACCCTTGAGCCATCAGGCGCTGCACAGCCAGACCCGGAAGTTGTTTCATGCCATGCAGATCTTCGAAGTTTGTAGTAAAGGCACTGTAACCACCTTCGTCCAGGAAACGTTTGATCGCAATTTCATAACTCGCTTGCACACGTACGCTGGCTTCCCAAGCTTCCTTGCTGTTCGTGCCATAATCAAATTCGTACAGGTCCTTATACTGAGTGATCAAATCATCAATTTCCTGCTCCGTTACGGCGTTCACGTATTGCACGAGGTCGCCAATACCGAAGTAATCAACGGTCCATCCGAATTGGATCTGTGCTTCCACTTTATCACCTTCGGTTACGCCCACGTTGCGCATGTTATCACCGAAGCGAGCTACTTTGATGTTAAAGCTTTCATTATAAGCTACCGCTACGTCCATCCAGTCAGCAACCTGTTGTTGCACCTCTGGGCGCTCCCAGTAGCCAACAACGATTTTATTTTGTTTTCTCAGACGGGCATTAATGAAGCCATATTCGCGGTCACCATGTGCCGCTTGGTTCAGGTTCATGAAGTCCATATCGATGGTTGCCCAAGGAATGCTTTCGTTGAATTGGGTTGCCAAGTGCAGCAAAGGTTTTTGCAGCAATTTCGTACCACGAATCCACATTTTCGCCGGGGAAAACGTATGCATCCATGTGATCACACCTGCTACTTCGTCGCGATAGTTGACTTCCTTCATCGTACTCGTGATTTTATCTGCGCTTACCGCCAGATCCTGCAATACGAGCGGGTACGGTAGTACGCCACTTGCATTAAGAGCATCCGTAATTTTCTGTGCGTTGGCTTTTACTTCACCCAGTGCTTCTTCTCCGTACAAGTGCTGTGAACCGACCACAAACCAGAATTCTTTTGCTGCTGACATATAATCATCCTCATTTCATTATTTTATAGTTGAACATTTGGGTTTACACTAGAACACTGCGATTGCAGTACCATCTTCCGATCGCTGGTTATCCCCGGATTTCTTTGATCAATTTTAATAAGGATGATATCCGGTTATAAAGGCGAGCGCTTCGCTTCTACAGATTGGTACTGCACTCTCCGTTATCGTGTAAAAAGTTTGATACAACTTCATTGGTAGTAGTAACAAACAACTTATTCGCTTGAATTATAATCAACCGATCGCTACATAACCAAATTACTTCTGTCCGTAATACGCGTCTTTTCCGTGTTTTCGCAGATAGTGTTTATCCAAAATGCCTTGCGGCAGTTCCTTCGCGAAGTTATTCAATTGCCGCGCGTACAGGTTCATTTTGCACACTTCCTCCAGCACGACACTGTTCACCACCGCAGACTTGGCATCTTTCCCCCACGTAAACGGTGCGTGACCATGGAGCAGTACTGCCGGAACAGCCATAACATCAATTCCACGCTGTTCAAACGTTTCAATAATGACGCGTCCTGTCTCCGCTTCGTATCCACGATCAACCTCGTCCTTGTTCAGGAAACGTGCACAAGGCACCGCTCCATAGAACGTGTCCGCATGTGTCGTTCCCATTACAGGTACGTCCAATCCGGCTTGCGCCCAGATAGTCGCCCACGTAGAGTGTGTGTGCACGATGCCGCCAATCTCCGAGTAATGCTTATATAGTACGGCATGTGTTGCGGTGTCCGAGGAAGGTCTCATCTCACCCTCCACCACATTACCGTCCAGATCAACCACAACCATATCGCTTGCTTTCATCACATCGTAGCTGACGCCACTTGGTTTGATCACGAACAGACCGCTTTCCCGATCAATTGCACTAACGTTACCCCATGTGAACTTCACAAGTCCGTGCTTTGGCAGTTCCAGATTCGCCTGGAATACCTCTTCTTTCAGTTGTTCTAACATGTTATTCCCTCCCGTTCTCTACCAGATGATCCACGGCTGATTGCTCAATTGTGAGTCCACTCCGATAGCGTTCGATAAATGCTTCAAACCCTTTCACATCCGATGCATCCGGCGCCACTTCGACTCCCTCAACATCGTTAAAGACTTTCTGCTCCAGGAACACATCCAGGCTCTCCTCTTGATCCTTGTTGATCATGTACGAAGCCAGAAGCGCCATGCCCCATGCGCCGCCTTCACCAGCGGTAGACATTACCGACACGGGTACGTTCATCGCAGCAGCTACAATCCGTTGTCCGACAACAGGGGTCTTGAACAGGCCACCGTGAGCCAAAATGCTGTCAATGGCTACATTCTCTTCTTCCGTCAAAATGTCCATACCCAACTTGAGTGCACCGAAGGCACTGAACAGATGTGTCCGCATGAAGTTTGCCAGATTGAAGTTGCTTTCCGGGGAGCGGACGAACAATGGACGGCCTTTCTCAAGTCCCGTAATGTTCTCGCCTGAGTAGTAACCGTAGCTGAGCAAGCCACCACCATCAGGGTCTGCCTCCAAAGCCTTGTTAAACAACACGCTAAACAACTTGGCGTTATCCACTTCATATCCCATTGCTTGAGAGAATTCACGGAACAGTCCAACCCATGCGTTGATATCACTGGAACAGTTGTTGGCATGCACCATCCCTACTGGACTGCCATCCGGCGTGGTGACCATATCGATCTCGGGATACACTTTGGACAATTCCTTCTCCAGTACGATCATCGCAAATACGGATGTGCCAACGGAGATGTTGCCCGTACGTTTTCTCACGCTATTTGTTGCCACCATACCCGTTCCCGCATCGCCTTCTGGCGGGCAGAGCGGAATGCCTGCTTGCAGATCTTGCGAAGGGTCGAGCAACTTGGCTCCCGCTTCCGTCAATACACCTGCATTCTCACCAGCGAGATATACCTTGGGCAGAAGGTCCTCGACTTTCCACGGATAACCTTTGCCTGCGATCTGTTCGTCGAACTGTTGGACCATGGATGGGTGATAGTTATGTGTAGACTCGTCAATTGGGAAAATGCCTGATGCATCGCCGATCCCAATCGCCTTATTGCCTGTCAGCAACCAGTGGATGTATCCAGCCAAGGTTGTCAGGTGATCGATCTGTGGCACATGCGCCTCTTCGTTCAAAATCGCTTGATACAAGTGGGCAATGCTCCAGCGTTCAGGAATATTAAATTGCAGAAGATCCGTTAGCTCTCTTGCAGCTGCTCCCGTCGTAGCATTACGCCAGGTGCGGAAAGGTACCAGCAGTTCGCCCGCGCTATCCAATGCCACATATCCGTGCATCATGGCCGAGAATCCGATCGAACCGACCGTTCGCAGCGTAATTCCGTATTTCTGTTCCACATCTTGCTTCATCTCACGATAAGCCGTTTGCAGACCTGTGATGATATCCTCCTGGTTGTACGTCCAATATCCATCTTTCAGGAGGTTCTCCCATTCATAACTGCCTGACGCGATGGTCTCAAAACGTTCGTCAATCAACACCGCCTTAATCCGCGTTGATCCAAATTCAATTCCAAGTGAAGTAGCGCCCGTGGTAATGGCTTCTTTCAAGTCCAATTGACTCATAATCACGTGTATCCCCTCTCCGGTCGCGATTTCACATCCCAAAGGATGCATATATAAGGTGAAGCTCTTACTTATGGCAGTAGCTAATAATGAATTTTGTATAAATGCTTCTTGTTGTGTTTTCAAAGAATGCGCTTTCCTTTTCTGACAGCCTTAGTATATTTTTTGTACGTACATTTGTCAATAATATATAATAGTTATACTTACAAAGGACACATATTGTATACTATTTGACTATTCAAAGGTCTTAAACAGCTATAAATTGGCTATGTTGTAAGGTACACCTCTTTCTAATAAGACCTGATATGTACGGTTTATTTCAAAAATTGTGCTGTTTTATATGCATCTTATCTGAATCATGCTAAAATATGTACGTACAACTATTTGAACAACTACGTTGATATAGATGAGTAACGATGAAAGAAGTGGACTACGTGAAGCCAAAATACCAGGTCATCATTGATGATATAAAGAGTCATATCCTCTCGGGGACATATAGCATAGGCGAACAGATTCCAACAGAGTCCGCATTGCAGGACAGCTACAACGTAAGTCGCCAGACGGTGCGGAAGGCTATTTTGGAGTTATCGAACGAAGGGTTTTTACGAAGCGAAAAGGGTTCAGGAACTTACGTTAGCAATCAGTATCGATCACGATCAGGTGGCAATACGTCGAAGAAAACGATTGGTGTGATCACGACATACATCTCGGATTACATCTTTCCGTCCATCATTCGCGGTATTGAGAGTCGTCTGAATGAGGACAACTACTCGTTACTGCTGGCCAGCACCAATAATGATGTAGCTCAGGAGAAAAAAGCCCTCGAAATGATGCTCTCCTACGGCGTGGATGGCCTGATTGTCGAACCGACCAAAAGTAACCTCTATAATCCCAATATTGCATACTATCTATCGTTCAAGGAGCAGGATGTGCCGTTTACGATGATTAATGCCTTTTATGAAGAGTTGGAGGTTCCGTTCTTCTGCCTGGATGACGTGCAATCCAGTTATCTTGCCACTCGGGAATTGATCGCTAAAGGCCATACCCAGATCGGCATTATTGCCAAAATGGATGATCTACAAGGCAAGTACCGGATGAAGGGGTACATCAAGGCGCTGGGTGAAGCGAAGTTACGGTTCCATCCTGAGCAAGTGCTTTCCTTTGATACCGCATCGAAACCGGAATTACCCTCTAATGTAGCAACGTATCTGGACGAAAACAGGGATTCGCTCACCGCGATTGTCTGTTATAACGACGAGGTAGGACTGGAGGTCGTGAACGCCTGCAGGCAACTGGGCATCTCGATCCCGGATGAGTTATCCATCATTGGACAAGACAATTCATACATCGCCAAGAATGCCAACATCCGGCTAACAACGCTAACCCATCCCCAAGAGCAAATGGGCCGCGATGCTGCCGACTGGGTGATCAAGAATCTGCAAGGCAAAAAGGATCTGCCAACGAACACCTACTATCAGCCGGTGCTGGTTGAGGGAGAGACGGTGAAGGAGATCGAAGTGGAATAATATTGTTGTGGGACAGGCAATGAGTTGTTACCGAGCGTTTCTGTTCAGCATACTTAAAGAAGGCCGTCAGAATATCTGCGGCCTTCTTTGTTTTTGTTCAATATAATGAGGGATTAACTTCTTCTTACATATACATATACATTTTCTCTAATCGAAACTACTTCGCCTGATCTGCTTCATCGCTTACCAGACTTACAAGGACGCCTTTCTTCTCCAAGTTTTTCACAACCTGCTCTGCTCGATCATTCAACGGATTGTTAGCCAAATATACCTCTGTTAGATGTGGGATGGTTTCAAGCACTTCAATATCCTCAATGAGGTTATCTTCTACATAAAGGTACTCCAAGGTCGGATGATTTTTTAAAGGAGTTAGATCCTGAATTTTATTATCATTCATAAGGATCCATTCCAACTTTAATTTCTGAAGAGGACTTAGATCAGTTACCTGATTACCGCTGGCGAATAGACTTTTCAGCTTATGCATATTTTTCAATGGAGCCAGACTTTTGATGTTGTTATCTTCCATAAATAAAGTTTGCAGATTTTTTAATCCTGAAAGTGGAGACAGATCTGTAATCTGGTTTCCATCCAAAGCTAAAAACTCTAGTTTTTTTAATTTGGTGAGCGGTGTAATATTTTTCACGTTATGGCCGGGTAGAACTAAATCCGTCATATTAACGGCATGTTCAAGACCTTGCAGGTTAGAAATCTTACTTTTTGTTTCCATAGCATATATGGATTTTAATTTTTTCAAATCGCCAGCCTTTATTTCCTTCTTAGCCGACATCTTCAAATCTGCTCGAATAACTTTGCCCAAGACCGGGTCCTTAATAAGCGACGACGCAGCCAAAACGCTCGTTGCCGGTAATAATACAAAAACCAAACAAAGTACGATCAACTTTTTTATGAATTGATTATGCATGTAGAATCTCCTTACATTATTTAATACTAGAAATATACCATGATCTGGAATGTAATACATTGATAATATGTTTATCCCTATTTAATAGAGTCCCTACTACTCTCACCCTACAACTTTTCAGTTAAGAACGGATAATGGAATACTTCCCCCAAAAATCTATCCCTAATATGATATGTGCCTTTACAATTTTTTCATTGACACTCCCTTTGATAAAAAGATATATTTATTGATGTTGATAATCATTATCAGGTATATAAAACGTTTTATATATCTATTCTTTCACATCTCAATGGATGTAATTGATCAATCAGGATGTTAAGCACCACCAAATACATTTTATGATTCAGGAAGGGGAAACACATGAATACAAAGAGAAAGTTTCCATTAACGGCGTTACTGATTTCACTGGTCTTTATCCTGGCATTGGTAGGTTGTGGCAACCAAACAGCTGAGCCCGCTGCAAGTGATTCGGTAGCTCCAGCTACAGAAACACCAGCCGCTACAGATGAGAATGCCAGATATCCAATTACAATCAAGCATGCTTTGGGTGAAACGGTTATTGAGAAAAAGCCTGAGCGTGTAGCTACTGTTCAATGGGCCAACCAAGATGTCGTTCTCGCGCTTGGACAAGTTCCTGTAGGCTTCTCGGCAGCTAACTTTGGTGTTCAGGATGACAGCGGACTGTTGCCTTGGACAGCGAAGAAACTCGATGAACTCGGTGTAACCGTCCCGAACGTTTTCCAAGATACAGACGGACTTGATTTTGAAGCCATTTCCGATTCCAACCCAGATGTTATTCTTGCAGCATACTCCGGTATCACTCAGGAAGACTACGATCTTCTTAGTGAAATTGCTCCGGTTGTAGCTTACCCAACGGCTCCATGGGCAACAACATGGCGTGAGCAGGTTACGTTCAATGCGAAGGGTATGGGTATGGAAGCAGAAGGTGAGCAACTGATCAAAGATACTGAGGCTATGGTCAACGAAAAATTAGCAGCATATCCTCAGATCAAAGACAAAAAAGTGGTTTGGGTTAACTTCTCCGCTGAAGACATGTCCAAACTTCATATCTATACACCTGTAGATTCACGCGTGGCCTTCCTTGGTGAGCTAGGGTTGGTTGTTCCAGAGAGTGTCACTAGCCAAATTACAGACCCTAACAGCTACTCCCTGAGCTTAAGCGCAGAGAATGCTGAAGCCCTTAATGATGCAGATATCCTTGTTGGATACGGAGATGCTGAGTTGCTAAAAGCTATTCAGGCTGATCCTTTGCTGGGTAAAATCCCTGCGGTTAAACGTGGTTCTGTAGCGTTCATTGAAGCAGATACACCTTTGGTTGCTGCTGGAACGCCAAACCCACTGTCCATTTCCTACACGATCGATGATTACCTGAAACTAATTAGCGGAGCTATCGACAAGATCAATGAATAGTACATCGCTTTCGAACGATAATCACATACGAGCACATGCCCCCAAGAACTTCATCTTGGTGTTAGTCATTTGTTTCATTCTGCTCGCTGCAACTCTGATTGCCTCACTGGTCTTTGGCTCTAGACCCGTGAGGTTTCATGAGTTAATCGACGGATTATTTCACCCGGAAGTAGATTCATATGGGGCAAACATCGTGCGCAAACGGATCTCCCGAACAGTCTTCAGCTTGTTATGTGGGGTAGCACTCGGCGTATCAGGAGCACTTATGCAAGCCGTTACCCGGAACCCACTTGCCGACCCAAGCATATTGGGCGTCAATACAGGGGCATCCCTGTTTGTGGTTATCGGTATTGCATTTCTGAACATCAGCAGCGCCAATCAATATATCTGGCTGGCACTGGCCGGGGCTGCAATAACGGCTGTGTTTGTATTCGGAATCGGCTCAATGGGGCGTGGCGGAGCTACGCCCATTAAGCTTGTTTTGGCCGGAGCAGCCATTAGCGCCGCGCTCTCCTCACTCGTCACCGCCATTATGATCCCTCGTTCGTATGTCATGGACCAGTTCAGGTTCTGGCAAGTGGGCAGCGTAGGATCGGCAACCTGGAGTGGAATCAGTACGTTCATCCCGTTTCTGCTCATCGGCGTACTCATTGCATTTCTTACTGCTCCGGCACTAAATGCGCTGGCACTGGGTGATGATGTTGCAACAGGACTCGGTGTTCGCACAGGAACACTTCGATTCATTGCAGCCCTTGCAGGGGTTTTATTATGCGGAGCAGCTACTGCTCTTGCTGGACCGATTGGTTTCATCGGATTGTTATCCACCCACGTCATACGCCTTATACTGGGGCCCGACTTACGTTTTGTCATACCCATGTCAGCCATAGCTGGAGCGATCATTCTAACGATATCCGATGTCGGTGGCAGACTCATCAGCAACCCTGGGGAGCTTGAAGTCGGTGTCGTTACTGCCTTTATAGGTGCTCCAATATTAATCATTCTCGCGATGCGATCGAAAGTGCGTTCATTATGAGAGATCAATCCATTGAATTTATTATGGCGGGCAGACGTCATCGACGTCGCCGCTGGATACTTGTCACCAGTCTCCTTGCCATACTTGCATGTGCTCTTTGCTGCGCCATGCTTTTGCTCGGCAACACAATCTATCCGGTCAAAGATGTCATCAGCTCCCTTGCGGGAGAGAAGATCAAAGGTGTGTCTTTTGCCTTGAATACGATACGTCTACCAAGAATGCTTACAGGTCTCTTTGCCGGATTTGCCTTCGGCATTGCAGGTTATACCTTCCAGACCATGTTGCGGAACCCGCTGGCCAATCCTAATGTTATCGGGATCACGTCAGGTTCAAGCGCTGCGGCTGTGTTCTGTATCGTCGTACTTCATGCAAGCGGAGCCATGGTTTCCTTGGCTTCAGTGATTGCAGGTCTGGCTACGGTATTGTTCATATATGTACTTTCCAGAGGAAAAGTGTTCTCCATCGGACGGTTAATACTTATTGGGATTGGCATTCAAGCCATGCTTGATGCAGTCATCTCCTATCTCTTACTGGTTAGTTCTGAAAAGGATATTCCTGCTGCAATACGGTGGCTTACAGGCAGTCTGAACGGTTCTCAGATGAGTGAACTGCCACCTCTCGTGATTACCGTACTGATCTGCTCACCCATCATAATGATGTTGGGCAAACACCTCAGTATATTGGAACTCGGAGAACAATCGGCATTCTCACTAGGTGTGGATACGGACAAAACCAGAATTGCACTTATTGTGAGTTCCGTCTGCATGGTTGCCATTGCTACCGCGACTACAGGTCCGATCGCCTTTGTCTCCTTCCTTGCGGGACCTATCGCGAAGAGGCTCGTAGGTGTTGGCTCCTCGAACATCATCCCGGCTGGTTTGGTTGGCGTTAATCTGGTTCTAGCCTCAGATCTCATCGGACAGTTTGCTTTTGAGTACAGATTCCCCGTAGGCGTCATTACCGGATTGCTCGGAGCACCGTATCTGATCTTCCTGTTAATCCGAATGAATCGTAAGGGGGAGTTATAATGAATCCGACACATGTATTTGAAGCGAAACAACTGGTTGCGGGATATGAAAATAAAACCATTATCCACGGTGTGGACATCTTAATACCGAGTAACCAAATAAGCGTCATTATTGGCTCTAATGGTTGCGGTAAGTCTACCCTTTTGAAAACGATGGCCAGGCTCATTAAGCCCACATCCGGCAGCATTACACTGGATGGCAAAGCCATTAGCAAGATCCCGCCCAAACAATTGGCTCGTGTGATCGGGTTACTTCCCCAGTCTCCCATTGTTCCGGAAGGCATTTCGGTAGCGGATCTGGTGGGGCGTGGAAGATTTCCACACCAATCCTTGTTCAGTGGCTGGACCAAGAAGGATTATGAGGCTGTAGCCGAAGCCATGACCATTATGAACATTACCGAGTTTGCCAATCACAATATTGATGAGCTTTCAGGTGGACAGCGTCAGCGTGTGTGGATTGCCATGGCGCTGGCGCAACAGACAGATATCCTTTTTCTCGATGAGCCTACGACCTTCTTGGATATCACGTATCAAGTCGAGATTCTCGACCTGCTTACCGAGCTGAATCGTAAACACGGAACGACCATTGTAATGGTCCTGCACGATATCAACTTATCGGCGCGATATGCAGATCATATCTTTGCACTTCACACCGGAAAACTTGTGGCTGAGGGTAAGCCCGCAGAGGTGATAACTGCCCCACAGGTTAAAGACATTTTCGGATTGGAATGTACGGTCATAGAAGACCCCGTTTCGGGATCACCGATGGTGGTGCCTAAAGGACGATATCATGCGAGATAGACAAATAGCGGCAATTGCGACAAAGATTCCTTTGTCCTAAATGTCGCTTTTTTTTGTGGTCCACCACCTCTTCCTCAGCATGCCGCTTCCTGATCCGTTAATCTCATCTCTATCCCATTGTTTCACTCTCTTGGCGGTTATGGGCTCTGATCAAACATGCACTCAAAAGTGAGGATACACCAAAAAGCCA
This window contains:
- the araA gene encoding L-arabinose isomerase — translated: MSAAKEFWFVVGSQHLYGEEALGEVKANAQKITDALNASGVLPYPLVLQDLAVSADKITSTMKEVNYRDEVAGVITWMHTFSPAKMWIRGTKLLQKPLLHLATQFNESIPWATIDMDFMNLNQAAHGDREYGFINARLRKQNKIVVGYWERPEVQQQVADWMDVAVAYNESFNIKVARFGDNMRNVGVTEGDKVEAQIQFGWTVDYFGIGDLVQYVNAVTEQEIDDLITQYKDLYEFDYGTNSKEAWEASVRVQASYEIAIKRFLDEGGYSAFTTNFEDLHGMKQLPGLAVQRLMAQGYGFAGEGDWKTAALDRLLKIMAHNENTGFMEDYTYEMAAGQEAILQSHMLEVDPTLASTKPRIIVSPLGIGDREDPARLVFDGKAGEGVVVSMADFGTHYKLLINEVSAFEPTVPAPNLPVARVLWSVKPNFQDGVKAWIENGGGHHTVVSLNLTTDQIVTYAKLVNLEYVIIK
- a CDS encoding L-ribulose-5-phosphate 4-epimerase, producing MLEQLKEEVFQANLELPKHGLVKFTWGNVSAIDRESGLFVIKPSGVSYDVMKASDMVVVDLDGNVVEGEMRPSSDTATHAVLYKHYSEIGGIVHTHSTWATIWAQAGLDVPVMGTTHADTFYGAVPCARFLNKDEVDRGYEAETGRVIIETFEQRGIDVMAVPAVLLHGHAPFTWGKDAKSAVVNSVVLEEVCKMNLYARQLNNFAKELPQGILDKHYLRKHGKDAYYGQK
- a CDS encoding FGGY-family carbohydrate kinase, whose protein sequence is MSQLDLKEAITTGATSLGIEFGSTRIKAVLIDERFETIASGSYEWENLLKDGYWTYNQEDIITGLQTAYREMKQDVEQKYGITLRTVGSIGFSAMMHGYVALDSAGELLVPFRTWRNATTGAAARELTDLLQFNIPERWSIAHLYQAILNEEAHVPQIDHLTTLAGYIHWLLTGNKAIGIGDASGIFPIDESTHNYHPSMVQQFDEQIAGKGYPWKVEDLLPKVYLAGENAGVLTEAGAKLLDPSQDLQAGIPLCPPEGDAGTGMVATNSVRKRTGNISVGTSVFAMIVLEKELSKVYPEIDMVTTPDGSPVGMVHANNCSSDINAWVGLFREFSQAMGYEVDNAKLFSVLFNKALEADPDGGGLLSYGYYSGENITGLEKGRPLFVRSPESNFNLANFMRTHLFSAFGALKLGMDILTEEENVAIDSILAHGGLFKTPVVGQRIVAAAMNVPVSVMSTAGEGGAWGMALLASYMINKDQEESLDVFLEQKVFNDVEGVEVAPDASDVKGFEAFIERYRSGLTIEQSAVDHLVENGRE
- a CDS encoding GntR family transcriptional regulator; this translates as MKPKYQVIIDDIKSHILSGTYSIGEQIPTESALQDSYNVSRQTVRKAILELSNEGFLRSEKGSGTYVSNQYRSRSGGNTSKKTIGVITTYISDYIFPSIIRGIESRLNEDNYSLLLASTNNDVAQEKKALEMMLSYGVDGLIVEPTKSNLYNPNIAYYLSFKEQDVPFTMINAFYEELEVPFFCLDDVQSSYLATRELIAKGHTQIGIIAKMDDLQGKYRMKGYIKALGEAKLRFHPEQVLSFDTASKPELPSNVATYLDENRDSLTAIVCYNDEVGLEVVNACRQLGISIPDELSIIGQDNSYIAKNANIRLTTLTHPQEQMGRDAADWVIKNLQGKKDLPTNTYYQPVLVEGETVKEIEVE
- a CDS encoding leucine-rich repeat domain-containing protein: MHNQFIKKLIVLCLVFVLLPATSVLAASSLIKDPVLGKVIRADLKMSAKKEIKAGDLKKLKSIYAMETKSKISNLQGLEHAVNMTDLVLPGHNVKNITPLTKLKKLEFLALDGNQITDLSPLSGLKNLQTLFMEDNNIKSLAPLKNMHKLKSLFASGNQVTDLSPLQKLKLEWILMNDNKIQDLTPLKNHPTLEYLYVEDNLIEDIEVLETIPHLTEVYLANNPLNDRAEQVVKNLEKKGVLVSLVSDEADQAK
- a CDS encoding iron-siderophore ABC transporter substrate-binding protein: MNTKRKFPLTALLISLVFILALVGCGNQTAEPAASDSVAPATETPAATDENARYPITIKHALGETVIEKKPERVATVQWANQDVVLALGQVPVGFSAANFGVQDDSGLLPWTAKKLDELGVTVPNVFQDTDGLDFEAISDSNPDVILAAYSGITQEDYDLLSEIAPVVAYPTAPWATTWREQVTFNAKGMGMEAEGEQLIKDTEAMVNEKLAAYPQIKDKKVVWVNFSAEDMSKLHIYTPVDSRVAFLGELGLVVPESVTSQITDPNSYSLSLSAENAEALNDADILVGYGDAELLKAIQADPLLGKIPAVKRGSVAFIEADTPLVAAGTPNPLSISYTIDDYLKLISGAIDKINE
- a CDS encoding iron ABC transporter permease, translated to MNSTSLSNDNHIRAHAPKNFILVLVICFILLAATLIASLVFGSRPVRFHELIDGLFHPEVDSYGANIVRKRISRTVFSLLCGVALGVSGALMQAVTRNPLADPSILGVNTGASLFVVIGIAFLNISSANQYIWLALAGAAITAVFVFGIGSMGRGGATPIKLVLAGAAISAALSSLVTAIMIPRSYVMDQFRFWQVGSVGSATWSGISTFIPFLLIGVLIAFLTAPALNALALGDDVATGLGVRTGTLRFIAALAGVLLCGAATALAGPIGFIGLLSTHVIRLILGPDLRFVIPMSAIAGAIILTISDVGGRLISNPGELEVGVVTAFIGAPILIILAMRSKVRSL
- a CDS encoding iron chelate uptake ABC transporter family permease subunit, translating into MRDQSIEFIMAGRRHRRRRWILVTSLLAILACALCCAMLLLGNTIYPVKDVISSLAGEKIKGVSFALNTIRLPRMLTGLFAGFAFGIAGYTFQTMLRNPLANPNVIGITSGSSAAAVFCIVVLHASGAMVSLASVIAGLATVLFIYVLSRGKVFSIGRLILIGIGIQAMLDAVISYLLLVSSEKDIPAAIRWLTGSLNGSQMSELPPLVITVLICSPIIMMLGKHLSILELGEQSAFSLGVDTDKTRIALIVSSVCMVAIATATTGPIAFVSFLAGPIAKRLVGVGSSNIIPAGLVGVNLVLASDLIGQFAFEYRFPVGVITGLLGAPYLIFLLIRMNRKGEL